The proteins below come from a single Chelmon rostratus isolate fCheRos1 chromosome 12, fCheRos1.pri, whole genome shotgun sequence genomic window:
- the smg7 gene encoding protein SMG7 isoform X2: MNLCAQYLRQAEALKADMTDSKLGAAEVWTSRQALQDLYQKMLVTDLEYALDKKVEQDLWNHAFKNQITTLQSQAKNRANPNRSEVQANLSLFLEAASGFYTQLLQELCTVFNVDLPCRVKSSQLGIISNKQSSTSAIVTPQPSSCSYICQHCLVHLGDIARYRNQTSQAESYYRHAAQLVPSNGQPYNQLAILASSKGDHLTTIFYYCRSIAVKFPFPAASTNLQKALSKALESRDEVKTKWSVSDFIRAFIKFHGHVYLSKSLDKLDALREKLEEQFQRLILQKAFSSQQLVHITVINLFELHHLRDLTADGSEQSYSSEQQISWFQLLGLFMSFLGVMCSRALLNNNRGEEIMGECPLPAIKVSLDWLKLRPSVFHEAAVDKRQYIWPWLVSILNSFQPKEDNVSCSSVMPLPEEFELQGFLALRPALRSLDFTKGHQGILVDRDGLPLHTRHQRLVGLGKWVADNQPGLIQCRVNEDGLLVFLTDIPEQAIEEPQEKEAPVLQESSNGEQMPNDGGNSGLKSVLSAGKTQSSWPDGSDRPVVTFKENIKPREQSREPTRNHHLKDSGKERRDFAKGNGSAGKGELKRDGKRKSELKKAGHEKTTDAGKQVKAQTELRKTPVSEAKKTPVTQTQAAGSSQFIPIHHPGAFPPLPSRPGFPPSAYVIPPPVAFPGLQVNPGFSFSTGVSVPGPFLQPGVHTQSGTQAGKQSHIPYSQQRPSGPGPGQGPGSSGQGSGPMNQGPSQGQQPPTQPSSQQALQQSVQLQVQALSQQQSPTKPVQQVGMGKSPPHHPGLQQYMQVQDQPAQMWNQAQAALQKISPMQMSMKQPQQQQQAFYMAAQDPLKLYEHQLQPPAQPQLSNLDKKIKYPNVKMQDFYWEPSYRIGEGLAVMADRMKRPPPGGICPEQDPSAGPRGPPFELPNQTRMESGPEVVSQPSSLLPISGFPMQEYNQNSIFSQAYGKNLPPSTRPDAPMMHQEPSLYSLFEGTPWSPSLPASSDHSTPASQSPHSSNPSSLPSSPPTHNHGAMPFSNFGPIGTPDSRDRRVVDRWKADKTGTVGGFGLDYLPAAASSAASDTSWHQAGPAGSSWTSQESPMEESSSTVLLDSLKSIWSSSMMQPGPSALEQLLLQQKQKQQRGHGAMNPPH, encoded by the exons caggcagaggcCCTGAAGGCTGACATGACAG ATTCAAAGCTGGGGGCAGCAGAGGTGTGGACGTCTCGGCAGGCCCTGCAGGACCTGTACCAGAAGATGCTGGTCACTGACCTGGAGTATGCCCTGGACAAGAAGGTGGAGCAAGACCT GTGGAATCATGCTTTTAAGAACCAGATCACCACACTGCAGAGCCAGGCCAAGAACCGAGCCAACCCCAACCGCAGCGAGGTCCAGGCCAACCTGTCGCTGTTTCTGGAGGCTGCTAGTGGCTTCTACACGCAG TTACTGCAGGAGCTGTGCACCGTGTTCAACGTGGACCTGCCGTGTCGCGTCAAGTCGTCTCAGCTCGGCATCATCAGCAATAAGCAGAGCAGCACCAGCGCCATCGTCACCCCGCAGCCCAGCTCCTGCTCCTACATCTGCCAGCACTGCCTCGTCCACCTCGGAGACATCG CACGTTACCGTAACCAGACCAGCCAGGCAGAGTCTTACTACCGACACGCAGCTCAGCTGGTCCCATCAAACG GTCAGCCGTACAACCAGCTGGCCATCCTGGCCTCCTCTAAAGGAGACCACCTCACCACCATCTTCTACTACTGCCGCAGCATCGCAGTCAAGTTCCCCTTCCCAGCAGCCTCCACCAACCTGCAGAAGGCCCTGTCCAAGGCTCTGGAGAG CCGCGATGAAGTCAAAACCAAATGGAGCGTGTCAGATTTCATCAGGGCCTTCATCAAGTTTCATGGTCACGTCTACCTGAGCAAGAGTCTGGACAAACTGGACGCTCTCAGGGAGAAACTGGAGGAGCAGTTTCAG aGGCTGATCTTGCAGAAAGCCTTCAGCTCTCAGCAGCTGGtccacatcactgtcatcaACCTGTTTGAGCTGCACCACCTCAGAGACCTGACAGCTGACGGCAGCGAGCAGAGCTACAGCAGCGAGCAGCAGATCAGCTGGTTCCAGCTGCTCGGACTCTTCA TGTCCTTCCTGGGTGTCATGTGCAGCCGTGCTCTGCTCAACAATAACAGAGGGGAGGAGATCATGGGCGAGTGTCCTCTGCCGGCCATTAAAGTTTCTCTGGACTGGCTCAAACTGAGACCTAGTGTCTTCCACGAGGCCGCTGTGGACAAGAGGCAGTA cATCTGGCCCTGGCTGGTCTCCATACTCAACAGTTTCCAGCCCAAGGAGGACAATGTGTCCTGTTCCTCAG tgATGCCCCTGCCAGAGGAGTTTGAGTTGCAAGGTTTCTTGGCGCTGCGGCCCGCTCTGAG GTCCTTGGACTTCACTAAAGGTCATCAGGGCATACTGGTGGACAGGGACGGCCTGCCGCTCCACACTCGCCATCAGAGACTTGTCGGTCTGGGCAAATGGGTGGCCGACAACCAGCCGGG actgaTCCAGTGCAGAGTGAATGAGGACGGCCTCCTCGTCTTTCTCACTGACATTCCAGAGCAGGCCATCGAGGAGCCGCAGGAGAAGGAGGCGCCGGTGCTACAGGAGTCCTCCAACGGCGAGCAGATGCCCAACGACGGCGGAAACTCTGGCCTGAAGTCGGTGCTGTCGGCGGGGAAGACGCAGAGCTCGTGGCCCGATGGCAGCGACCGGCCCGTCGTCACCTTCAAGGAGAACATCAAACCCAGAGAACAGAGCCGCGAGCCGACACGAAACCATCACCTGAAAGACAGCGGCAAGGAGCGCCGCGACTTCGCCAAAGGCAACGGGTCGGCCGGGAAAGGAGAGCTGAAGCGGGACgggaagaggaagagcgagCTGAAAAAAGCCGGTCATGAGAAAACAACTGATGCTGGAAAACAG GTGAAGGCGCAGACGGAGCTGAGGAAGACTCCGGTGTCTGAGGCGAAGAAGACTCCTGTCACTCAGACTCAAGCCGCAGGCTCCTCCCAGTTTATTCCCATCCATCACCCTGGAGCCTTCCCACCACTGCCCAGCAGacctg GTTTCCCTCCCTCGGCCTATGTGATCCCTCCGCCGGTGGCGTTCCCAGGTCTTCAGGTGAATCCGggcttctccttctccaccgGCGTGTCCGTCCCCGGACCTTTCCTCCAGCCAGGCGTCCACACCCAGAGCGGCACCCAGGCCGGGAAGCAGTCCCACATTCCCTACAGTCAGCAGAGGCCCTCTGGTCCTGGTCCAGGTCAGGGACCAGGATCCTCGGGCCAGGGCTCGGGACCCATGAACCAGGGGCCCTCCCAGGGCCAGCAGCCCCCGACCCAGCCGTCCTCCCAGCAGGCCTTGCAACAGTCGGTCCAGCTGCAGGTGCAGGCGTTGAGCCAGCAGCAGTCTCCCACCAAACCGGTCCAGCAGGTCGGGATGGGGAAGAGTCCACCTCACCACCCGGGgctgcagcag TACATGCAGGTTCAGGATCAGCCGGCTCAGATGTGGAACCAGGCTCAGGCTGCTCTGCAGAAGATTTCTCCCATGCAGATGTCCATgaagcagcctcagcagcagcagcaggccttcTACATGGCGGCACAGGATCCTCTCAAACTGTACGAGCACCAGCTGCAGCCCCCCGCCCAGCCTCAACTCTCCAACCTGGACAAGAAGATCAAGTACCCCAACGTCAAGATGCAGGACTTCTACTGGGAGCCGTCGTACAGGATAGGGGAGGGTCTGGCTGTGATGGCAGACAGGATGAAGAGGCCTCCGCCAGGTGGTATCTGTCCTGAGCAGGACCCCTCCGCCGGGCCCCGGGGACCCCCATTTGAG CTGCCAAACCAGACCAGGATGGAGAGTGGCCCCGAGGTCGTCAGCCAACCGTCTTCTCTCTTGCCTATATCTGGCTTCCCCATGCAG GAGTATAACCAGAACAGCATCTTCAGTCAGGCCTACGGCAAGAACCTGCCACCCAGCACCAGGCCTGACGCTCCCATGATGCACCAGGAGCCGTCCCTCTACTCCCTGTTTGAAGGGACTCCCTggtccccctccctccctgccagCTCAG ATCACTCCACCCCGGCCAGCCAATCCCCTCACTCCTCCAACCCCAGCAGCCTGCCGTCCTCCCCCCCGACCCACAATCATGGAGCCATGCCCTTCTCTAACTTTGGGCCCATAGGCACTCCGGACAGCCGGGACCGCAGGGTGGTGGACCGCTGGAAGGCTGACAAGACTG GCACGGTCGGCGGGTTCGGTCTGGACTACCTGCCCGCCGCAGCGTCCTCTGCAGCTTCGGACACCAGCTGGCACCAGGCCGGACCGGCCGGCAGCTCCTGGACCAGTCAGGAGTCTCCAATGGAGGAATCGTCCTCCACCGTGCTGCTCGACAGCCTCAAG tccaTCTGGTCGAGCTCCATGATGCAGCCGGGCCCGTCGGCCCTggagcagctcctcctgcagcagaaacagaagcagcagcgaGGTCACGGCGCCATGAACCCGCCTCACTGA